Proteins from a single region of Trichomycterus rosablanca isolate fTriRos1 chromosome 16, fTriRos1.hap1, whole genome shotgun sequence:
- the si:dkey-71d15.2 gene encoding uncharacterized protein si:dkey-71d15.2 isoform X1 encodes MSVEVLERLNVTLQEPDISALKFLYNFSETPTENTVRYTHEATPPKPEEVLPSSEASSSSSMSPSPSVSSLISLLKSPDAPSPVPKPRPPPDGPPTLQRLSMELGDVRDELELLRTQHKKDIKLLINELDEEKKMRLSLQVEVERMKKHMSKK; translated from the exons ATGTCA GTTGAAGTGTTGGAACGTCTGAATGTAACGCTGCAGGAACCTGATATTTCTGCTCTCAAATTCCTTTACAACTTCTCAGAAACGCCTACAGAAAACACAGTGagatacacacat GAAGCTACTCCTCCAAAGCCAGAAGAAGTCTTACCATCCTCAGAAGCCTCCTCAAGTTCCTCCATGTCTCCCAGTCCCTCTGTGTCCTCACTTATCTCCCTCCTGAAATCACCTGATGCTCCCTCACCTGTTCCCAAACCTCGTCCACCCCCTGATGGACCTCCGACTTTACAGAGACTCAGTATGGAGCTGGGGGACGTcagggatgaactggaactgcTCAGAACTCAACAcaa GAAAGACATAAAGCTGCTGATAAATGAGCTGGATGAGGAGAAGAAAATGCGCCTGTCGCTGCag GTGGAAGTCGAGCGGATGAAGAAGCACATGTCCAAAAAATAA
- the si:dkey-71d15.2 gene encoding uncharacterized protein si:dkey-71d15.2 isoform X2, whose protein sequence is MSVEVLERLNVTLQEPDISALKFLYNFSETPTENTEATPPKPEEVLPSSEASSSSSMSPSPSVSSLISLLKSPDAPSPVPKPRPPPDGPPTLQRLSMELGDVRDELELLRTQHKKDIKLLINELDEEKKMRLSLQVEVERMKKHMSKK, encoded by the exons ATGTCA GTTGAAGTGTTGGAACGTCTGAATGTAACGCTGCAGGAACCTGATATTTCTGCTCTCAAATTCCTTTACAACTTCTCAGAAACGCCTACAGAAAACACA GAAGCTACTCCTCCAAAGCCAGAAGAAGTCTTACCATCCTCAGAAGCCTCCTCAAGTTCCTCCATGTCTCCCAGTCCCTCTGTGTCCTCACTTATCTCCCTCCTGAAATCACCTGATGCTCCCTCACCTGTTCCCAAACCTCGTCCACCCCCTGATGGACCTCCGACTTTACAGAGACTCAGTATGGAGCTGGGGGACGTcagggatgaactggaactgcTCAGAACTCAACAcaa GAAAGACATAAAGCTGCTGATAAATGAGCTGGATGAGGAGAAGAAAATGCGCCTGTCGCTGCag GTGGAAGTCGAGCGGATGAAGAAGCACATGTCCAAAAAATAA